One part of the Nostoc sp. PCC 7120 = FACHB-418 genome encodes these proteins:
- a CDS encoding DUF2262 domain-containing protein — MNLSNIKHEILGELRYDTKFDCYEGQVVFYETQLSISISIEDNNKLESILTRASSFVRHLKHYAKNAEEYAVKKLLELKNETWLDEDEIFLTPEDFKNRMMLEGLVFSPDGEVAFYYNDGNLFFGHCILITMDKDNCFIDAGISG, encoded by the coding sequence ATGAATTTATCCAATATCAAGCACGAAATTTTAGGAGAGCTAAGGTATGACACCAAATTTGATTGTTATGAAGGTCAAGTCGTTTTTTATGAAACACAACTTTCAATTAGCATTTCAATAGAAGATAACAATAAACTCGAATCAATATTGACTAGAGCTAGTAGTTTTGTAAGACATCTGAAGCATTATGCTAAAAATGCAGAAGAATATGCTGTAAAAAAATTGTTAGAACTTAAGAATGAAACATGGCTCGATGAAGACGAGATATTTTTAACACCTGAAGATTTCAAAAACCGAATGATGCTTGAAGGATTAGTCTTTTCTCCAGATGGTGAAGTGGCGTTCTACTATAACGATGGAAATCTATTTTTTGGACACTGTATTCTTATCACAATGGATAAAGATAATTGCTTTATAGATGCTGGTATTTCTGGATAA
- a CDS encoding response regulator, translating to MLPEQQQRILGYFIEEARDHLNTIEQGLLNLESTLNDPEMINEVFRAAHSIKGGAAMLGLTSIQHTSHRLEDCFKILKDNPIQVDQKLESLFLGVSDTLKALLEQLSGPFGLSEEVANTLMSETEPVFQWLHEHLEQLVQKGGTAEIGDHTVSKPNTADSVVTFTGIFFGQDVATPAEVTPKTSPVLPTYSPVVATDSDQWSEFQSQVLQTLREMLQIFKQPATSASRQKLQDCCNQLVKLGKTWNLPNWCNLCKAAANAIANQENTYLTLAKIVITEIKQAQELVLRSRESEITISHRLEALWGFPEMPLLEVAQNLLGDVPTAISQSFITPITPTPEPTITNKEIRAPLIESPKDSVTSLTEISEQLAPQSVIAENIAHKDIPFDHHDQTTYTTNKTHTHGPEVGLAELNTLADLFEGETPEFDETWQQEEIIDINNTSNLGVDASESTGEEVDSDIADFLSLEEDKEETENTINNTEDLSLLFGENFLEKNNLESLDLFKAPVTAGEIIQEARDNTNQLPDSNDVIDDLLALKINDKIQAGNELEQTKVSSNFDDLFLDTDINVVGLEDTKLPTNSEPQLITLSEDLSLNNLFNDLEENTELSTDKSEISDLFDLPPATTLEFAPTVDNLADLWNSETEVEPEQILESAIEEDIAQALEESLFEAAASGDIFVENRQFTSPLNESLDPDDLNITFLQDEQQLDLLFASDTGDDLFEELTANTHDTHGINIISDDIQFLRESSEVSSPEIHDFSQQPEVLDFIPEFTTQIQELSPVDESEVDLFSEINENNHSLVIESRETSDNNDLFTTASVLDVQQSVEKTNDSSGLETGIDFSAPAVAETNELDLDDDLSALTSDLTDITFDETDDSSRLETVAETSELELGDDLSAATSDLTDITFDETDDSSRLETVAETNELELGDDLSALTSDLTDITFDEPDDSSRLETVAETSELDLDDDLSALTSDLTDITFDEPDDSSRLETVAETSELDLDDDLSVLTSDLTDITFDETDDSSRLETVAETSELDLDDDLSALTSDLTDITFDEPDDSSRLETVAETSELELGDDLSAATSDLTDITFDETDDSSRLEIVAETSELELGDDLSAATSDLTDITFDETDDSSRLETVAETSELELDDDLSELTLDELIAETHNFTDIPVEDITLSTSESSELELALTNDENPEDIADSSGLLVDITPATKDVAEFEVENVASTEVDIPESVKSDTYIQDDFADLEALLEIEEATSSADNDSIAGDDFAALEALLGEDSPETVLDEPPAVAKIIKTPPPVSVTPAPLGDEFSDLEKLLAEADQTISHSSPVKPTVGKTPRTSNRRTARFEETMKVPVKQLDEMSNLVGELVVNRNTLEQDHERLRQSLDNLLVQVQQLSDVGARMQELYERSLLEASLLASRKTREPVYEVPDANSDRGFSELEMDRFTPFHTLSQEMIELIVRVRESASDIDFVTEETERVARQFRQVTTQLQEGLTRARMVPFSQTIDRLRRGVRDNAIKFGKQVELLIEGGDTLIDKMILDHLNDPLTHMLNNAIAHGIETPEIREAAGKPPVGTITIRAFHQGNQTVISVGDDGAGIDPERIKAKAVKLGIMTLEQARTISRLEIYDLLFQSGFSTKDEADEIAGRGVGMDVVRSEISEIRGAVNTDSTVGKGTTFTIRLPLTLSICKALCCVSDKARIAFSMDGVEDTLDIPSKNVQHNPDGQSFISWRDTVLPFRPLKDLLTFNRQLGRGNVYGGTRDDDMISVVVVRSGNTLIALQIDQVLSEQEIVIKQFEGPAPKPIGVAGATVLGDGRIMPIADVLEIIDIFQGRMSKHAGGAPWQQTPPIAIEVPAVKIDPTVLIVDDSITVRELLSLTFNKAGYRVEQARDGQEAWDKLRSGLPCDIVFCDIEMPRCDGLELLSRIQKDSTLNHLPIAMLTSRGADKHRQMAIQLGASGYFTKPYLEEALLEAAVRMLKGEKLVSHGNA from the coding sequence ATGCTGCCGGAACAACAACAGAGGATTTTGGGTTACTTTATCGAAGAGGCGAGAGACCACCTGAATACAATCGAACAGGGGTTGCTCAATCTTGAAAGTACCTTAAACGACCCGGAAATGATCAACGAAGTTTTCCGGGCGGCTCACTCCATTAAAGGGGGAGCAGCAATGCTTGGTTTAACTAGCATTCAGCACACTTCCCATCGTTTAGAAGATTGTTTCAAAATTCTTAAAGACAATCCAATTCAGGTTGACCAAAAACTAGAGTCGTTATTTCTTGGTGTGTCTGATACCCTGAAAGCGCTATTAGAACAGCTAAGTGGGCCGTTTGGTTTATCAGAAGAAGTTGCTAATACTTTGATGTCGGAAACTGAGCCAGTTTTTCAATGGCTACATGAGCATTTGGAACAACTGGTACAAAAAGGTGGCACTGCTGAAATTGGTGACCATACAGTAAGTAAGCCAAACACAGCAGATAGTGTGGTTACATTCACAGGAATATTCTTTGGCCAAGATGTTGCAACTCCAGCAGAAGTAACCCCCAAAACCTCTCCAGTTTTACCAACCTATTCTCCCGTTGTTGCTACAGATAGCGATCAGTGGAGTGAGTTTCAATCCCAGGTTTTACAAACACTCAGGGAGATGTTGCAAATATTTAAGCAACCAGCAACATCAGCATCTCGGCAGAAGTTACAGGACTGCTGCAATCAGCTAGTCAAACTGGGAAAAACGTGGAATTTGCCTAACTGGTGTAATTTATGCAAAGCCGCAGCTAATGCGATCGCTAATCAAGAAAATACTTATCTGACTTTAGCTAAAATTGTCATTACAGAAATTAAACAGGCTCAAGAATTAGTTCTGCGAAGTAGGGAATCTGAGATCACAATTAGTCACCGACTAGAAGCACTCTGGGGTTTTCCAGAAATGCCCTTGTTAGAAGTAGCACAAAATTTACTTGGTGATGTTCCCACTGCTATTAGTCAATCATTCATAACACCAATAACCCCCACACCTGAACCTACAATTACTAATAAGGAAATTAGGGCGCCTTTAATTGAGTCACCAAAAGACAGTGTAACTAGTCTCACCGAAATCTCTGAGCAACTTGCGCCGCAAAGTGTAATAGCAGAAAATATTGCACACAAGGATATTCCATTTGATCATCACGACCAAACAACCTATACTACTAACAAAACTCACACCCACGGGCCAGAAGTAGGATTAGCTGAGTTAAATACTCTTGCTGACTTGTTTGAGGGTGAGACACCAGAATTCGATGAAACATGGCAACAAGAAGAAATTATTGATATTAACAATACTAGTAATTTAGGTGTGGATGCCAGCGAAAGTACAGGTGAAGAAGTTGATAGTGATATCGCCGATTTTCTATCACTGGAAGAAGATAAAGAAGAGACTGAGAACACTATAAATAATACAGAAGACTTAAGCTTATTGTTTGGGGAAAACTTCTTAGAAAAAAATAATTTAGAATCACTTGATTTATTTAAAGCCCCAGTTACTGCCGGTGAAATAATACAAGAAGCTAGAGATAATACTAACCAGTTACCAGATTCCAATGATGTCATAGACGATTTATTGGCATTGAAGATCAATGATAAAATACAGGCTGGCAATGAATTAGAGCAGACAAAAGTTTCAAGTAATTTTGATGATTTGTTTTTAGATACAGATATAAATGTGGTGGGTTTAGAAGACACTAAGCTACCTACTAATTCCGAGCCGCAGCTAATAACATTGTCAGAAGATTTATCATTAAATAACTTATTTAATGATTTAGAAGAAAATACGGAATTATCAACCGATAAATCAGAAATTAGTGATTTATTTGATTTACCACCAGCAACAACATTAGAATTTGCACCAACAGTAGATAACTTAGCGGATTTATGGAACTCGGAAACTGAAGTAGAACCGGAGCAAATATTAGAGTCTGCAATAGAGGAAGATATAGCTCAGGCTTTAGAAGAGAGTTTGTTTGAGGCTGCGGCTTCTGGAGATATTTTTGTTGAAAACCGACAATTTACATCACCATTGAATGAAAGTTTAGATCCAGATGATTTAAATATCACTTTCTTGCAGGACGAGCAGCAGTTAGATTTGCTATTTGCATCAGATACAGGTGATGATTTATTTGAGGAATTAACCGCAAATACGCATGATACTCATGGGATTAATATTATTAGTGATGACATCCAATTCTTAAGAGAAAGTAGTGAAGTTTCCTCACCAGAAATTCATGATTTTTCACAACAACCAGAAGTTTTAGATTTTATCCCCGAATTTACCACCCAAATTCAAGAATTATCTCCTGTTGACGAATCGGAAGTTGATTTATTTAGTGAAATAAATGAGAATAACCATTCTCTGGTTATAGAAAGTAGAGAAACTTCAGATAATAATGATTTATTCACAACTGCAAGCGTTTTAGATGTACAGCAATCAGTTGAAAAAACAAACGATTCCTCTGGTTTAGAAACAGGTATTGATTTTTCAGCACCAGCAGTTGCAGAAACTAATGAACTGGATTTAGATGATGATTTATCAGCCTTAACTAGTGATTTGACAGATATCACTTTTGATGAGACTGATGATTCCTCTCGTTTAGAAACAGTTGCAGAAACTAGTGAACTGGAGTTAGGTGATGATTTATCAGCCGCAACTAGTGATTTGACAGATATCACTTTTGATGAGACTGATGATTCCTCTCGTTTAGAAACAGTTGCAGAAACTAATGAACTGGAGTTAGGTGATGATTTATCAGCCTTAACTAGTGATTTGACAGATATCACTTTTGATGAGCCTGATGATTCCTCTCGTTTAGAAACAGTTGCAGAAACTAGTGAACTGGATTTAGATGATGATTTATCAGCCTTAACTAGTGATTTGACAGATATCACTTTTGATGAGCCTGATGATTCCTCTCGTTTAGAAACAGTTGCAGAAACTAGTGAACTGGATTTAGATGATGATTTATCAGTCTTAACTAGTGATTTGACAGATATCACTTTTGATGAGACTGATGATTCCTCTCGTTTAGAAACAGTTGCAGAAACTAGTGAACTGGATTTAGATGATGATTTATCAGCCTTAACTAGTGATTTGACAGATATCACTTTTGATGAGCCTGATGATTCCTCTCGTTTAGAAACAGTTGCAGAAACTAGTGAACTGGAGTTAGGTGATGATTTATCAGCCGCAACTAGTGATTTGACAGATATCACTTTTGATGAGACTGATGATTCCTCTCGTTTAGAAATAGTTGCAGAAACTAGTGAACTGGAGTTAGGTGATGATTTATCAGCCGCAACTAGTGATTTGACAGATATCACTTTTGATGAGACTGATGATTCCTCTCGTTTAGAAACAGTTGCAGAAACTAGTGAACTGGAGTTAGATGATGATTTATCGGAATTAACCTTAGATGAGTTAATCGCGGAAACTCACAACTTCACAGATATTCCGGTTGAGGATATTACTTTATCTACTTCAGAATCTAGCGAATTGGAGCTAGCTCTGACCAATGATGAAAATCCAGAAGACATTGCAGATTCATCAGGGCTTTTAGTAGATATAACTCCAGCCACGAAGGACGTAGCCGAGTTTGAAGTGGAAAATGTGGCTTCTACTGAAGTAGATATCCCAGAATCAGTCAAGTCAGATACTTATATTCAAGATGATTTTGCTGATTTAGAAGCATTGTTAGAAATAGAAGAAGCTACATCCAGTGCTGATAACGACTCCATAGCAGGAGATGATTTTGCAGCTTTAGAAGCACTTCTGGGTGAAGACAGTCCGGAAACAGTACTGGATGAACCACCTGCTGTAGCTAAAATCATCAAAACACCTCCTCCTGTTTCTGTAACACCAGCGCCATTAGGAGATGAATTTAGTGATCTGGAGAAACTGTTAGCAGAAGCAGACCAAACTATCTCCCACTCATCACCAGTCAAACCAACAGTAGGCAAAACTCCGCGTACTTCTAATCGACGGACGGCGAGATTTGAAGAAACGATGAAAGTGCCGGTCAAGCAGTTGGATGAAATGAGCAATTTGGTCGGTGAATTAGTAGTCAATCGCAACACCTTAGAGCAGGATCATGAACGACTGAGACAATCATTAGATAACTTGCTAGTCCAGGTGCAACAGCTCTCAGACGTAGGTGCAAGGATGCAGGAGTTGTATGAGCGATCGCTTTTAGAAGCATCTTTATTAGCTAGTCGCAAAACTAGAGAGCCTGTCTACGAAGTACCGGATGCAAATAGCGATCGCGGTTTTAGTGAATTAGAAATGGATCGCTTTACTCCCTTCCACACACTGTCTCAGGAAATGATTGAATTGATTGTCAGGGTGAGGGAGTCAGCGAGTGACATTGATTTCGTCACCGAAGAAACCGAACGAGTAGCCAGACAATTCCGCCAAGTTACAACTCAACTGCAAGAAGGGCTGACACGCGCCCGGATGGTGCCATTTTCTCAGACAATTGACCGTTTGCGGCGAGGAGTGCGCGACAATGCGATCAAGTTTGGTAAACAGGTGGAATTATTGATTGAAGGTGGCGATACCCTCATTGACAAGATGATTTTGGATCATCTCAATGACCCACTGACCCATATGCTCAACAATGCGATCGCTCATGGTATAGAAACCCCGGAAATCAGGGAAGCCGCAGGTAAACCACCCGTGGGAACTATTACCATCCGCGCCTTTCACCAAGGAAACCAAACTGTAATTTCTGTAGGGGATGACGGCGCAGGAATTGATCCAGAACGGATCAAGGCCAAAGCAGTGAAGTTGGGAATCATGACACTAGAACAGGCTAGAACTATTTCCCGCCTGGAAATTTATGACCTACTGTTCCAGTCTGGTTTTAGTACCAAAGATGAAGCTGATGAAATTGCTGGTCGTGGTGTGGGAATGGATGTGGTGCGTTCCGAAATTAGCGAAATTCGCGGGGCGGTAAATACAGATTCTACTGTTGGCAAAGGAACCACCTTCACAATTCGTCTACCATTAACCTTGAGTATTTGTAAGGCTCTGTGCTGTGTATCCGATAAAGCACGGATCGCCTTCTCGATGGATGGTGTGGAAGATACCTTAGATATACCAAGCAAAAACGTCCAACATAATCCTGATGGACAATCATTCATTTCTTGGCGGGATACAGTCTTACCCTTCCGACCGTTGAAAGACCTGTTAACTTTCAATCGCCAACTCGGTCGCGGTAACGTCTACGGAGGAACCAGGGATGATGATATGATTTCTGTCGTCGTCGTGCGATCGGGTAATACTTTAATCGCTCTCCAGATTGACCAAGTATTGAGTGAGCAAGAAATTGTTATTAAACAATTTGAAGGCCCAGCACCTAAGCCAATAGGTGTAGCAGGGGCTACAGTTTTGGGTGATGGTCGCATTATGCCCATTGCTGATGTACTGGAAATTATCGATATCTTCCAAGGAAGAATGTCTAAACACGCTGGTGGCGCACCTTGGCAACAGACACCACCAATTGCGATCGAAGTTCCGGCTGTGAAGATTGATCCGACTGTGCTGATTGTTGATGACTCCATCACCGTCCGAGAATTGCTATCCCTCACCTTTAATAAAGCGGGTTATCGCGTTGAACAAGCTCGTGATGGTCAGGAAGCCTGGGACAAGCTGCGTTCTGGTCTACCTTGTGATATCGTCTTCTGCGATATTGAAATGCCTCGTTGCGACGGTCTAGAGTTGCTCTCACGTATTCAAAAAGACTCCACCCTTAACCATTTACCCATTGCTATGCTCACCTCAAGAGGTGCAGATAAACACAGACAAATGGCAATTCAACTCGGTGCTAGTGGATACTTCACCAAACCTTACCTAGAAGAGGCTTTACTAGAAGCCGCAGTGCGGATGTTGAAAGGGGAAAAGTTAGTCAGTCACGGTAACGCTTAA
- a CDS encoding response regulator transcription factor — protein MSTVLIVEDSLAQREMITDLLKASGLTVTHATDGLEALEAIKEEPPDLVVLDIVMPKMNGYEVCRRLKSDPKTQNVPVVMCSSKGEEFDRYWGMKQGADAYIAKPFQPTELVGTVKQLLRG, from the coding sequence ATGAGTACAGTTCTGATTGTGGAAGACAGTCTTGCACAGAGGGAGATGATTACAGACCTCCTGAAAGCTAGTGGCTTAACAGTTACCCATGCAACTGACGGATTAGAAGCATTAGAGGCAATCAAAGAAGAACCTCCCGATCTCGTAGTCCTAGATATTGTCATGCCCAAAATGAATGGCTACGAAGTTTGCCGTCGATTAAAGTCAGATCCAAAAACCCAAAATGTCCCGGTAGTGATGTGTTCTTCTAAAGGAGAAGAATTTGACCGCTACTGGGGTATGAAACAAGGTGCGGATGCTTACATAGCAAAACCGTTTCAACCAACCGAATTGGTGGGAACAGTCAAACAACTACTGCGAGGATAA
- a CDS encoding chemotaxis protein CheW, protein MVSKPDFLNGGGQDHFRPELQVESPEGELHLRFYIPSHQEFALPATGIREVMELSPDRITPIPNASPLLLGTLNLRGRVIWVADLGQFLGEATPLNTDRAEIPVIAVQEQDTTVGLAVDEIGGMDWLDVQNLMPPTSIPDTMAPFLRGEWLLEPKNNQSLRLLDQMAILRSARWAG, encoded by the coding sequence ATGGTCAGCAAACCGGACTTTTTAAATGGCGGTGGTCAAGATCATTTCCGCCCAGAATTACAAGTAGAAAGTCCTGAAGGTGAGTTACATCTACGGTTTTATATTCCCTCGCATCAGGAGTTTGCACTACCCGCAACTGGTATCCGAGAGGTGATGGAACTAAGTCCTGATAGAATTACCCCGATTCCTAATGCTTCTCCTTTACTTTTGGGTACTCTAAATTTACGAGGTCGAGTAATTTGGGTGGCAGATTTGGGTCAATTTCTAGGGGAAGCAACTCCGTTAAACACAGACCGAGCAGAAATTCCGGTGATTGCAGTTCAGGAGCAAGACACAACTGTGGGTTTAGCTGTGGATGAAATCGGCGGTATGGACTGGCTGGATGTACAAAATCTCATGCCACCTACAAGCATACCGGATACTATGGCTCCATTTTTGCGGGGAGAGTGGTTATTAGAGCCTAAAAACAACCAATCTCTAAGACTACTCGACCAGATGGCAATTTTGCGGAGTGCGAGGTGGGCAGGATGA
- a CDS encoding methyl-accepting chemotaxis protein, with protein MAASIEEYLEKYQQACTAYAEQKYEVAASLVDQVVQNVPDDPNFHLLRGHIYYVLQQYDVATAEYEQVIQLTDDFELIGFAQSGLENISHYQQSIAEQSANLNSNESIDLGVFAFKESEELELEDLGSIGDFDSNNFDLNALETQESVVNTEDLSLDNPFETPTDSISFNENPESIESIPDFSDDPFALNLEREEEQKTDSNQEQAELELPMFWQEESLEEPQTDNLLDSGTEPPTDDLNSVAGYHQSNIDSPFAEFDTTNSFIGQASVAEFLIENNQEDTTDELEIDKSKPEPENFSPGKEEVMNGFMPLENLPNDSLGDIAHPESNNWLQEIASQEEILESPASVNSGFTMKSPSPDMLKEEMNNFDADESFDFEAFESAFGTESITNDEDTSIIFNKENSKSNIEFLDDFDEFDDLGNIPGFDLAEADSSFSDVMLSSSTEINSIPRGKVAETANNATERDEELFSITGSQEAVPIFSQADVPKVEANVNVEQGWLAPLENASLDTKPWLVGGVVGVFSALVVATVSFTATNIAPPQQRESLRYTSWAMSLAAGMTGFAAAAFMGSVTIKQVRRTTKDLQAQFDAVRQGSLNVQATVYSNDELGQLSAGFNEMARVIFTTTNEAQRKADEQEEAKENLQRQVIRLLDDVEGAARGDLTVQAEVTADVLGAVADAFNLTIQNLRDIVQQVKVAAKEVTKGATNSETFARALSSDALRQAEELGVTLNSVQVMTDSIQRVAEAAREAEKVARDASTIALKGGEAVENTVAGILEIRETVAETTRKVKRLAESSQEISKIVALISQIASRTNLLALNASIEAARAGEAGRGFAIVADEVRQLADKSAKSLKEIEQIVMQIQSETGSVMTAMEEGTQQVIKGTKLAEEAKRSLENIIQVANRIDILVRSITSDTVEQTETSRAVAQVMQSVELTAQETSQEAQRVSGALQNLVGVSRDLISSVERFRVETMETR; from the coding sequence ATGGCAGCAAGTATAGAAGAATACCTCGAAAAGTATCAGCAGGCTTGTACAGCCTACGCGGAACAAAAATATGAAGTTGCCGCCAGTTTAGTTGATCAGGTTGTGCAGAATGTACCAGATGACCCTAATTTTCATTTGTTGCGGGGTCACATTTACTATGTTTTGCAGCAGTACGATGTGGCAACAGCAGAATATGAACAGGTCATACAGTTAACTGATGACTTTGAACTTATTGGATTTGCTCAAAGTGGTCTGGAAAATATTAGCCATTATCAACAATCAATTGCTGAACAGTCTGCTAATCTTAACAGCAATGAATCCATAGATCTGGGTGTATTTGCCTTTAAAGAATCAGAGGAATTAGAATTAGAAGATTTGGGTTCAATTGGAGATTTTGACAGCAACAACTTCGATTTAAATGCTTTAGAAACACAAGAATCAGTAGTAAACACAGAAGATTTATCTTTAGATAATCCTTTTGAAACACCTACAGATAGTATTTCTTTTAATGAAAACCCAGAATCTATAGAGTCTATACCAGATTTTAGTGATGATCCTTTTGCGTTGAACCTTGAGCGAGAAGAAGAGCAAAAGACAGACTCAAATCAAGAACAAGCGGAATTAGAGTTACCGATGTTCTGGCAGGAAGAGAGCCTAGAAGAACCACAGACCGATAATTTATTGGATAGTGGCACAGAACCGCCAACCGATGACCTAAATTCGGTCGCCGGCTATCACCAAAGCAATATTGATTCACCTTTTGCCGAATTCGACACAACAAACAGTTTTATTGGGCAAGCTTCTGTAGCTGAATTCTTAATAGAAAACAATCAAGAAGATACCACAGACGAATTAGAGATAGATAAAAGCAAGCCAGAACCGGAAAATTTCTCACCGGGTAAAGAAGAAGTCATGAATGGCTTCATGCCCCTAGAGAATTTGCCTAATGATAGTCTAGGTGATATTGCTCATCCTGAATCAAATAATTGGTTACAGGAAATAGCTTCTCAAGAAGAGATATTAGAGTCACCAGCATCTGTTAATAGTGGTTTTACTATGAAATCACCATCTCCAGATATGCTCAAAGAGGAGATGAATAACTTTGATGCTGATGAGAGTTTTGATTTTGAAGCATTTGAATCGGCTTTCGGAACAGAAAGTATAACAAATGACGAAGATACAAGCATTATCTTCAATAAAGAAAACTCTAAAAGTAATATCGAATTTTTAGACGATTTTGATGAATTTGATGATTTAGGTAATATTCCTGGGTTTGATCTGGCAGAAGCAGATTCCAGCTTTAGTGATGTGATGCTTTCCAGTTCTACGGAAATTAATAGTATCCCAAGAGGTAAAGTTGCAGAAACTGCAAATAATGCTACAGAACGCGATGAGGAGCTATTTAGCATCACCGGTTCCCAAGAAGCTGTACCAATCTTTAGCCAAGCAGATGTCCCCAAGGTAGAAGCTAATGTCAATGTCGAGCAAGGTTGGTTAGCACCATTAGAAAACGCTTCCCTAGACACAAAACCTTGGTTGGTTGGTGGGGTTGTGGGTGTGTTCTCCGCCTTAGTTGTGGCAACAGTTAGCTTTACCGCTACTAACATTGCTCCTCCCCAACAACGGGAATCATTGCGGTACACAAGTTGGGCGATGTCTTTGGCAGCCGGGATGACAGGTTTTGCCGCAGCCGCCTTTATGGGGAGTGTCACTATCAAACAAGTCCGCCGCACCACTAAGGATTTGCAAGCGCAATTTGATGCTGTCCGTCAAGGCAGCTTAAATGTTCAAGCCACAGTATATTCCAACGATGAACTAGGACAGTTATCAGCCGGCTTCAACGAAATGGCACGGGTAATTTTTACCACTACCAATGAAGCCCAACGCAAAGCCGATGAACAAGAGGAAGCGAAAGAAAACCTCCAACGTCAAGTAATTCGCTTGCTGGATGATGTGGAAGGGGCGGCTAGAGGTGATTTGACAGTGCAAGCGGAAGTGACAGCCGACGTACTTGGAGCCGTCGCTGATGCCTTTAACCTGACAATTCAAAACTTGCGGGACATTGTGCAGCAGGTAAAAGTCGCGGCTAAGGAAGTAACCAAAGGTGCAACCAATTCGGAAACCTTTGCTAGAGCCTTATCAAGTGATGCTTTGCGCCAAGCCGAAGAGTTGGGAGTCACCTTAAATTCTGTACAGGTGATGACTGACTCGATTCAACGGGTAGCGGAAGCAGCGCGAGAAGCCGAGAAAGTGGCGCGTGATGCTAGTACGATCGCTCTCAAGGGTGGAGAAGCAGTAGAAAATACGGTGGCGGGGATTTTGGAAATTCGGGAAACTGTCGCGGAAACTACCCGGAAGGTAAAACGCTTGGCAGAATCTTCCCAAGAAATTTCTAAGATTGTCGCCTTGATTTCGCAAATTGCTTCCAGAACTAACTTACTAGCACTCAATGCCAGTATTGAGGCGGCGCGGGCGGGAGAAGCCGGGCGCGGATTTGCGATCGTAGCCGATGAAGTTCGCCAATTAGCGGATAAATCAGCCAAATCCCTCAAAGAAATTGAGCAAATTGTGATGCAAATCCAGAGCGAAACAGGCTCAGTTATGACTGCGATGGAAGAAGGCACACAACAGGTAATTAAAGGCACAAAATTGGCAGAAGAAGCCAAGCGATCGCTCGAAAATATTATTCAAGTAGCGAATCGCATCGATATTTTGGTGCGCTCAATCACCAGCGATACTGTGGAACAAACGGAAACATCCCGTGCTGTAGCTCAGGTAATGCAATCGGTGGAATTAACAGCTCAAGAAACTTCTCAAGAAGCACAAAGAGTTTCCGGCGCACTGCAAAACCTAGTGGGTGTGTCCCGCGATTTGATTTCTTCCGTGGAACGTTTCCGTGTAGAAACAATGGAAACAAGGTAA